One Drechmeria coniospora strain ARSEF 6962 chromosome 01, whole genome shotgun sequence genomic region harbors:
- a CDS encoding SchS21 protein (SchS21 protein_) encodes MHFTNTFLALAASAVVANAASVTFWPLDNSTRTIYFTSNPGSSSLPPVTVGLKNVTVQFPDQWVGNFYAVRKGQPNVPGMLGEVQFGGWKGLTYFDVSAIVTPGDHLNVKQMWPAQSQSPMSGCEVFPCNNAYYLPDDVQTKTTLEVDLFTTLGVGSTGLSFGGQSY; translated from the coding sequence ATGCATTTCACCAATACCTTTCTGGCCCTGGCGGCCTCCGCTGTTGTCGCCAACGCCGCCTCCGTCACCTTCTGGCCGCTGGACAACTCGACACGGACCATCTACTTCACATCCAACCCGGGATCGTCCAGCTTGCCCCCCGTGACGGTCGGCTTGAAAAACGTCACGGTGCAGTTCCCGGACCAATGGGTTGGCAACTTTTACGCCGTTCGAAAGGGCCAACCGAACGTGCCCGGCATGCTGGGCGAGGTCCAGTTCGGCGGCTGGAAGGGGCTGACGTACTTTGACGTCTCGGCCATCGTGACGCCCGGCGACCATCTCAACGTGAAGCAGATGTGGCCGGCCCAGTCCCAGTCGCCCATGTCCGGATGCGAGGTGTTCCCGTGCAACAACGCGTACTACCTGCCGGACGACGTCCAGACCAAGAcgacgctcgaggtcgacctCTTCACcacgctcggcgtcggttCCACCGGCCTCAGCTTCGGTGGGCAGTCGTACTAG